A region of Planococcus sp. MSAK28401 DNA encodes the following proteins:
- the mgtE gene encoding magnesium transporter translates to MTENEITLALIQSLKDGRTQDFQHILDELQPYDIAVQYRHLPEKHRERFLLHLTVRQLTELMQELHRNDQVRLLERMSVDQSTKVLDLMDNDDLVSLLSDLEPTMIEELLSRMNREESSYIQKTMNYPPETAGRIMNNRYVWIPRHYTIREAIDKIRDFAEIAEYLNYLYVVDENKKLLGVVSYKDLILGELDEQIDDVMYTRVVKVDALTDQEIAADIIGRYDFITLPVVDTENRLLGIITVDDVIDVVLQEANEDIEKLSASGKSIDFQTPPFVAAYRRLPWLILLLFIGLISGGIISRFEDTLQTVVALAFFMPMIAGMTGNTGTQSLAVVVRGLVAQQPDKKGTFKLILRELWVGIIIGVTCAVLILLIAYIWQGSLVLGLVVGSSLLLTLIIGTLAGTIIPLILYRLKIDPAVASGPLITTINDIFSLLIYFGLASLFISRLM, encoded by the coding sequence ATGACAGAAAATGAAATTACTTTAGCGTTGATCCAATCATTGAAAGACGGTCGGACGCAAGACTTCCAGCACATACTCGATGAGCTGCAGCCTTATGATATCGCCGTCCAATACCGCCATTTGCCCGAAAAGCACCGTGAACGCTTCCTGCTTCATCTGACGGTCCGCCAACTGACCGAACTCATGCAGGAGCTTCACCGGAACGACCAGGTCCGTTTGCTTGAGCGAATGTCCGTCGACCAATCGACCAAAGTGCTCGACTTGATGGACAATGACGATCTCGTCTCCCTCTTGTCCGATCTGGAACCGACGATGATCGAAGAGCTCCTGTCGCGCATGAATCGCGAAGAATCTTCCTATATCCAAAAGACCATGAATTATCCGCCTGAAACAGCGGGACGCATCATGAACAATCGTTACGTCTGGATTCCGCGCCATTACACAATCCGTGAAGCGATCGATAAAATCCGCGATTTTGCGGAAATTGCCGAGTACTTGAACTACTTATATGTCGTCGACGAAAACAAGAAACTGCTTGGGGTCGTTTCCTATAAAGATTTGATTCTCGGCGAACTCGATGAACAAATTGACGATGTCATGTATACACGCGTCGTCAAAGTCGATGCCTTGACCGACCAGGAAATCGCCGCAGACATAATCGGCCGCTACGATTTCATTACTTTGCCGGTCGTCGATACAGAAAACCGGCTGCTCGGCATCATCACGGTTGATGATGTCATTGATGTCGTGTTGCAGGAAGCGAATGAAGACATCGAAAAGCTTTCCGCATCCGGTAAATCCATCGACTTCCAGACTCCCCCTTTTGTCGCGGCTTACCGCCGTTTGCCTTGGCTGATTTTGCTCTTATTTATCGGGCTCATTTCCGGCGGCATTATCAGCCGCTTTGAAGACACCTTGCAGACGGTTGTCGCCTTGGCGTTCTTCATGCCCATGATTGCCGGCATGACCGGTAATACAGGCACCCAGTCGCTCGCGGTCGTCGTACGCGGCCTGGTCGCCCAGCAGCCCGACAAAAAAGGCACATTCAAGCTCATCTTGCGTGAATTATGGGTCGGCATCATCATCGGCGTCACCTGTGCCGTGTTGATTTTGCTCATCGCCTATATCTGGCAAGGCAGCCTGGTGCTCGGGCTCGTTGTCGGAAGTTCATTGCTGTTGACCTTGATCATCGGGACGCTCGCCGGCACCATCATTCCGCTCATCTTGTACCGTTTGAAAATAGACCCTGCGGTCGCATCAGGGCCGCTGATCACGACCATCAATGATATATTCTCTTTGCTCATTTATTTCGGGCTTGCTTCGCTGTTCATCTCTCGTTTGATGTGA
- a CDS encoding DUF4395 domain-containing protein, whose product MTIPKPLVQLNQAFLVATVLAGLIVHPLILLVPFAIGTVTLITKKNPLIAFGRRFLPNPPNSYLQEDRDQQLFNQWIATVCLGLALLFFATGLPIVATVFGAMVIVAAGVALMGYCIGCTVRYQLMMWKHRRTKTDY is encoded by the coding sequence ATGACCATTCCTAAACCGCTCGTCCAGCTCAATCAAGCCTTTCTTGTCGCCACGGTATTAGCAGGTCTCATCGTTCATCCGCTGATCCTGCTCGTGCCTTTCGCCATTGGAACCGTCACCTTGATCACCAAGAAAAACCCGCTGATCGCATTCGGCCGCCGCTTTTTGCCGAATCCCCCTAACAGTTATCTGCAGGAAGACCGCGACCAGCAATTGTTCAACCAATGGATCGCCACTGTCTGTCTCGGGCTTGCCCTCTTGTTTTTCGCAACAGGCCTGCCGATTGTTGCCACCGTCTTTGGCGCTATGGTCATTGTCGCAGCCGGCGTTGCGCTCATGGGCTATTGCATCGGCTGCACCGTCCGCTATCAGCTGATGATGTGGAAACACCGCCGGACAAAAACGGATTATTGA
- a CDS encoding glutamate-5-semialdehyde dehydrogenase — protein MTEVLQKEATLETELVQKAKKAKAAAGELAKADTTLKNKALELISQQLMAEKAFILKENLKDIEAGRANGMSESLVDRLKLDEGRLADMADALIQLTKLTDPVGEVLEHWQQPNGLDMTKVRVPLGVVGMIYEARPNVTVDASSLCLKTGNAVVLRGSSTAIYSNTAIVSVIHRALEQSDLPVDSVQLLEDTSREAASAMFKLNDYLDVLIPRGGANLIKTVVQNSTVPVLETGAGNCHVYIDETADKDMAIDIALNAKTQRPSVCNSCETILVHEKWAEQHLPELISALQAKEVKIHGDEKAQQSGSGIIPAEEADWGTEYLAYELALKTVGSVDEVVKHINQYGTKHSEAIISEHAESVQQFFTEVDAAAVYHNASTRFTDGFEFGFGAEIGISTQKLHARGPMGLPALTSTKYIIKGNGQTK, from the coding sequence ATGACAGAAGTTCTTCAAAAGGAAGCAACTTTGGAGACAGAACTGGTACAGAAAGCGAAAAAAGCGAAAGCGGCAGCGGGAGAACTCGCAAAAGCCGACACCACCCTGAAAAATAAAGCATTAGAACTCATCTCTCAGCAGCTAATGGCTGAAAAAGCTTTCATTCTAAAAGAAAACCTGAAAGATATTGAAGCGGGGCGCGCAAACGGCATGAGCGAATCGCTCGTCGACCGTCTCAAGCTTGATGAAGGGCGCTTGGCGGATATGGCGGATGCGCTGATCCAATTGACCAAACTCACCGATCCGGTCGGTGAAGTGCTCGAGCATTGGCAGCAGCCGAACGGCCTCGATATGACGAAAGTACGCGTACCGCTTGGCGTGGTGGGCATGATTTACGAAGCCCGCCCGAACGTCACGGTAGATGCGTCGAGCCTTTGCTTGAAAACCGGCAATGCCGTTGTCCTGCGTGGCAGTTCGACAGCGATCTACTCGAACACCGCCATCGTTTCGGTCATTCACCGCGCACTTGAACAAAGCGATTTGCCGGTGGATTCCGTGCAATTACTTGAAGATACGAGCCGGGAAGCGGCATCTGCCATGTTCAAGCTGAACGATTATTTGGATGTGTTGATTCCGCGTGGCGGCGCCAACTTAATCAAGACGGTCGTCCAGAATTCTACAGTGCCGGTACTTGAAACCGGCGCAGGCAATTGCCACGTCTATATCGACGAGACGGCGGACAAGGACATGGCCATCGATATCGCGTTGAACGCGAAAACACAGCGTCCATCGGTCTGCAACTCCTGCGAAACCATCCTCGTCCACGAGAAATGGGCTGAGCAGCATCTGCCGGAACTGATTTCAGCGCTTCAGGCAAAAGAGGTGAAAATCCACGGCGATGAAAAGGCGCAGCAATCAGGCAGCGGCATCATCCCGGCGGAAGAAGCCGATTGGGGCACTGAATACTTGGCTTATGAACTCGCACTGAAAACGGTAGGAAGCGTGGATGAAGTGGTCAAGCATATCAACCAGTATGGCACGAAGCATTCCGAGGCGATCATTTCGGAACATGCGGAAAGCGTCCAGCAATTCTTCACGGAAGTGGATGCAGCAGCGGTTTATCATAACGCATCGACGCGCTTCACGGACGGCTTTGAATTCGGCTTCGGCGCCGAAATCGGCATCAGCACGCAAAAGCTCCACGCGCGTGGGCCGATGGGCTTGCCGGCACTGACTTCAACGAAATACATCATTAAAGGCAACGGCCAAACAAAATAA
- a CDS encoding DUF4352 domain-containing protein: MKARLAWLLVPLALLWGCQNETAQGTATAASLAEAPAYTEQYVLSPQVSDDRRLQEPGQQVRDVKGGLELLAANMEPQTMQIGDIELTIHETKLLHYTPDYSLIDFYHSYTHDQEFELAKFFVEINNGASEKVNFAPVALIETESGEVKTWEDDVYLESLNEGLKPGEVKSGNVGFIVKGGAQEIKLTTSKLFAADGELLAPAQTITIKLN; this comes from the coding sequence ATGAAAGCGAGATTAGCGTGGCTGCTCGTCCCTTTGGCATTATTATGGGGCTGCCAGAACGAGACAGCGCAAGGCACGGCAACTGCGGCGTCTTTAGCGGAAGCGCCCGCGTACACGGAACAATATGTCCTCAGCCCGCAAGTGAGCGATGACCGCCGGTTGCAGGAGCCTGGCCAGCAAGTACGTGATGTGAAAGGCGGATTGGAGCTATTGGCGGCCAATATGGAGCCTCAGACGATGCAGATTGGCGATATCGAGCTGACCATCCACGAAACGAAGCTGCTGCATTACACGCCGGATTATAGCCTAATCGATTTTTACCATTCCTACACGCATGACCAGGAGTTCGAGCTGGCAAAGTTCTTTGTTGAAATCAACAATGGCGCGAGTGAAAAAGTGAATTTTGCGCCGGTCGCATTGATTGAGACAGAAAGCGGCGAAGTGAAGACTTGGGAAGACGATGTGTATTTGGAGTCGTTGAATGAAGGGCTGAAACCTGGAGAAGTAAAATCAGGGAATGTCGGCTTTATTGTGAAAGGTGGGGCGCAGGAGATTAAATTGACCACCAGCAAGCTATTTGCTGCGGACGGAGAGCTGCTTGCACCCGCACAAACCATCACCATCAAGCTCAATTGA
- a CDS encoding alkaline phosphatase — protein sequence MIRKSMKKLVPAAVVAAVAVTSFTQSAPAEAHGNGKAEVHKEHKNPGKGKGKDKDKDKEKDAPKNIIFLIGDGVGTSYTSAYRYLQDDSSARFADEMSFDSYLVGQQMTYPEDAHQNVTDSASAATAMAAGIKTYNNAIAVDNDESEVKTVLEAAKEQGKATGLVASSEITHATPASFGAHDISRRNMNAIADDYFDERIDGEHKIDVLLGGGTKLFDRTDRDLTEEFQESGYGYVTSKEELLANDNGQVLGLFAQGGLPKMIDREDSVPSLEDMTRSAIDRLKQDEDGFFLMVEGSQVDWAGHDNDIVAAMSEMEDYDRAFQAAIEFAKQDENTLVVATADHSTGGFSIGADGVYNWFAEPILAAQRTPDFMASEITEGAGVEETLERYIDLDLTEEEIASVKKAADEGEYLDIDNAIERIFDKRSHTGWTTGGHTGEDVPVYAYGPASQKFAGQLDNTDHAGIIFDLMGADVTIDDKQ from the coding sequence ATGATCCGAAAATCAATGAAGAAACTTGTTCCAGCCGCCGTAGTGGCAGCGGTTGCTGTGACGAGTTTTACCCAGTCCGCGCCAGCTGAAGCGCACGGGAATGGCAAAGCCGAAGTACATAAAGAACACAAAAACCCTGGAAAAGGAAAAGGCAAAGATAAAGATAAGGATAAAGAGAAAGACGCCCCGAAAAACATCATTTTCCTGATCGGCGACGGCGTAGGCACATCCTATACATCCGCTTACCGTTATTTGCAGGATGATTCTTCTGCGCGCTTCGCGGATGAAATGTCTTTCGATTCTTATTTGGTCGGACAGCAAATGACCTATCCGGAAGATGCGCATCAAAATGTCACCGATTCAGCCTCGGCCGCCACTGCCATGGCAGCAGGCATCAAAACCTATAACAATGCCATCGCGGTCGACAACGACGAATCGGAAGTGAAAACCGTACTTGAAGCGGCGAAAGAACAAGGCAAAGCGACCGGGCTTGTGGCGAGTTCCGAAATCACCCACGCGACACCGGCATCATTCGGCGCGCACGATATCAGCCGCCGCAATATGAACGCCATCGCCGATGATTATTTCGACGAGCGCATCGATGGCGAACATAAAATCGACGTCTTGCTCGGCGGGGGCACCAAACTGTTCGACCGCACGGACCGCGATTTGACGGAAGAATTCCAGGAGTCAGGCTACGGCTATGTGACATCGAAAGAAGAGCTGCTCGCAAATGACAACGGGCAAGTGCTCGGCCTGTTCGCACAAGGCGGATTGCCGAAAATGATCGACCGCGAGGACAGCGTGCCGTCTCTTGAAGACATGACACGCTCTGCGATCGACCGCTTGAAGCAGGACGAGGACGGGTTCTTCTTGATGGTTGAAGGCAGCCAAGTCGACTGGGCAGGACATGACAACGATATCGTCGCAGCGATGAGTGAAATGGAGGATTACGACCGTGCATTCCAGGCAGCGATCGAATTCGCCAAGCAAGATGAAAACACATTGGTCGTGGCGACAGCCGACCACTCGACAGGCGGCTTCTCAATCGGTGCAGACGGCGTCTATAATTGGTTCGCCGAGCCAATTCTCGCTGCACAGCGGACACCGGATTTCATGGCTTCTGAGATTACGGAAGGTGCTGGCGTAGAGGAAACCTTGGAACGCTATATTGACTTGGACTTGACTGAAGAAGAAATCGCTTCTGTCAAAAAAGCAGCGGACGAAGGCGAATACTTGGACATCGATAACGCCATCGAGCGCATTTTCGATAAGCGTTCGCACACCGGCTGGACAACTGGCGGCCATACCGGAGAAGACGTGCCGGTCTATGCTTATGGGCCAGCTAGCCAGAAATTTGCGGGTCAACTGGACAATACAGATCATGCCGGCATCATCTTCGACTTGATGGGCGCGGACGTAACGATCGATGATAAACAATAA
- a CDS encoding efflux RND transporter permease subunit codes for MQGFVRFVLKNKFAVWLLTLIVTFAGIYSTTQMKMESIPDISIPYLIVSGVYSGAAPEQVMEEVSIPVEQAVESLEDVKAVYSNSSSNVSQIQIEYDYGVDMDEKKRELESAVDGVNLPEEVETPSIMSIGLNMFPVVALSVSSETESIVELTDRVQTAILPEIEKIDGVASATVTGQHVEEIHLTYDEAAMAAREVTEEDIEQMIEASNIALSLGLREFEEGEEAVYIDGSIASIEEFEELLIPVTPSEDNPEPFVALSELADVELVGKVQSISRTNGEDAIAIQIVKGQEANTVTVVNEVKDLMADLASEVDGLIVDITLDQGEPIEESVFAMVEKALFGGLIAVLIILVFLRDFRSTLIAIVSIPVSIFVALLLLNWLGITLNIMTLGAITVSIGRVIDDSIVVVENIYRRMHLKEEKLSGRKLIQSATIEMFKPILSSTLVTIAVFAPLVFVGGMVGELFLPFALTMSFALLASLAVAVSIVPAMSHSFFKKKLYGEKTASKHQETGKLALWFRSFLEKALNHKWITSIIAVVLLVGSLALTPLIGFSFLGSQTEKMMYITYSPSAGELQEETVENIEAVEQDLLEREDIDVLQLSINDSANADMAQMMMGGGDGALLYLIFDDSISVDEFEEARSEVTDYLAGLDQSGEWGEQDMMGGGMAASSEVAYTLYSEDLDDLLDTVEQVEGAMSDVDGLEEVTSDAEDPYVEHTLRIEQQEILQYGLTAGQVAMALSGNGQNEVLTTVNTDGGELEVIVQRDAQQDAATFEELLDTPVPTAAGTMMTVGELVEVEEGTTLNTLSRSEGAYYATVSGTVTGNDVSAPSAAVQENVDELDLPSGVTIETGGVTADINETFTQLGIAMAAAIAIVYFILVVTFGGGLAPFAILFSLPFAVIGAFVGLFVTGQTISVSVMMGMLMLIGIVVTNAIVLVDRVIHMEREGMTVRDALLEAGATRLRPILMTAIATIGAMIPMALSSGGGGLVSQDLAITVIGGLLSSTLLTLIVVPVVYEVLRKFQKNKSLVDRED; via the coding sequence GTGCAAGGATTCGTGCGTTTTGTTCTGAAAAACAAATTTGCCGTGTGGCTGTTGACTTTAATTGTAACCTTTGCCGGCATTTATTCAACAACCCAAATGAAGATGGAGTCGATTCCTGATATTTCGATTCCCTACTTGATTGTCTCGGGGGTCTACTCGGGCGCTGCACCTGAACAGGTAATGGAAGAGGTATCGATACCTGTCGAACAGGCAGTCGAAAGCCTGGAAGATGTCAAAGCAGTTTATTCGAATTCCTCTTCAAACGTTTCCCAAATCCAGATCGAATACGATTACGGCGTCGATATGGATGAGAAGAAGCGGGAACTCGAATCCGCAGTTGATGGCGTAAACTTGCCTGAGGAAGTGGAGACCCCATCGATCATGTCGATCGGCCTCAATATGTTCCCGGTTGTTGCACTGTCTGTCAGCAGTGAGACGGAATCGATCGTCGAATTGACGGACCGTGTCCAGACGGCCATTTTGCCGGAGATCGAGAAAATCGATGGCGTCGCGTCTGCGACCGTCACCGGACAGCATGTCGAAGAAATTCACCTGACATACGATGAAGCGGCGATGGCTGCCCGTGAAGTGACGGAAGAAGACATCGAGCAGATGATCGAAGCGAGCAATATTGCCTTGTCGCTCGGCCTTCGCGAATTTGAAGAAGGCGAAGAAGCGGTCTATATCGACGGTTCGATTGCTTCTATTGAAGAGTTTGAGGAATTATTGATTCCCGTGACGCCTTCAGAAGACAACCCGGAACCATTTGTCGCCTTGTCTGAACTTGCCGATGTGGAACTGGTCGGGAAAGTGCAGTCGATTTCCCGCACCAACGGCGAAGATGCGATAGCGATTCAAATCGTCAAAGGCCAGGAAGCCAATACGGTCACCGTGGTCAATGAAGTGAAAGATTTGATGGCGGATTTGGCAAGCGAAGTAGACGGCTTGATCGTCGACATCACGCTTGACCAAGGCGAACCGATCGAGGAATCGGTCTTCGCGATGGTGGAAAAAGCCTTGTTCGGCGGCTTGATTGCCGTACTCATCATTTTGGTGTTCTTGCGTGATTTCCGTTCGACGCTCATTGCGATCGTCTCGATCCCAGTGTCTATTTTTGTGGCGCTGTTATTGTTGAACTGGCTCGGTATCACTTTGAATATCATGACGCTTGGTGCCATTACCGTATCAATCGGCCGTGTCATCGATGACTCGATTGTCGTCGTCGAGAATATTTACCGGCGCATGCATTTGAAAGAAGAGAAATTATCCGGCCGCAAATTGATCCAATCGGCGACGATCGAAATGTTCAAGCCAATCTTGTCGTCGACGCTTGTGACGATCGCAGTCTTTGCACCGCTGGTCTTTGTCGGCGGAATGGTCGGCGAATTGTTTTTGCCGTTCGCCCTGACGATGTCGTTTGCATTGCTCGCTTCGCTTGCAGTAGCGGTCAGCATCGTGCCGGCGATGTCGCATAGTTTCTTCAAGAAGAAGCTATACGGCGAGAAAACGGCTTCCAAGCATCAAGAAACCGGGAAGCTGGCGCTTTGGTTCCGTTCATTCCTGGAAAAAGCCTTGAACCATAAATGGATCACGTCGATTATTGCGGTGGTGCTGCTCGTCGGGTCTTTGGCGCTCACCCCATTGATTGGCTTCTCGTTCCTCGGCTCGCAAACCGAGAAAATGATGTACATCACGTATTCCCCTTCAGCAGGGGAGTTGCAGGAAGAGACTGTCGAGAACATCGAAGCGGTCGAGCAGGACTTGCTTGAACGCGAAGATATTGACGTCCTTCAATTATCCATCAACGATTCAGCCAATGCCGATATGGCCCAGATGATGATGGGCGGCGGAGACGGTGCATTATTGTATTTGATCTTTGATGATTCGATTTCAGTCGATGAATTCGAAGAAGCCCGCAGCGAAGTTACTGACTATCTTGCAGGACTCGACCAGTCAGGCGAGTGGGGCGAGCAGGATATGATGGGTGGCGGTATGGCGGCATCGAGTGAAGTCGCGTACACCTTGTACAGCGAAGACCTCGATGACTTGTTGGATACCGTCGAACAAGTCGAAGGCGCGATGAGCGATGTCGACGGCTTGGAAGAAGTGACATCCGATGCGGAAGATCCTTATGTCGAGCATACCTTGCGCATCGAACAGCAGGAAATTCTCCAATACGGCCTGACGGCGGGACAAGTCGCGATGGCTTTGTCCGGTAATGGCCAAAATGAAGTGCTGACGACCGTCAACACGGATGGCGGTGAACTTGAAGTTATCGTCCAGCGTGATGCCCAGCAAGATGCGGCGACTTTTGAAGAGCTCTTGGATACACCGGTGCCAACAGCTGCAGGCACCATGATGACCGTCGGGGAATTGGTCGAAGTCGAAGAAGGCACCACATTGAATACCTTGAGCCGTTCGGAAGGCGCTTATTATGCGACTGTTTCCGGCACGGTGACCGGCAATGATGTGTCCGCGCCAAGCGCAGCTGTTCAGGAAAACGTGGACGAACTGGACCTGCCTTCAGGCGTGACGATAGAAACAGGCGGCGTGACAGCAGACATCAATGAAACCTTCACCCAGCTCGGCATTGCGATGGCCGCGGCAATCGCTATCGTTTACTTTATCCTAGTGGTAACGTTCGGCGGCGGGCTTGCGCCATTTGCCATCCTATTCTCGCTGCCGTTTGCGGTTATCGGTGCATTTGTTGGCCTATTCGTAACCGGCCAGACGATTTCCGTATCGGTCATGATGGGGATGCTCATGCTCATCGGGATTGTGGTAACGAACGCCATCGTCCTGGTCGACCGCGTCATTCATATGGAACGCGAAGGCATGACGGTGCGCGACGCCTTGCTTGAAGCAGGAGCGACGCGTCTGCGCCCAATCCTCATGACGGCCATTGCCACAATCGGCGCCATGATTCCAATGGCACTCTCAAGCGGTGGCGGGGGCCTCGTCTCCCAAGACTTGGCGATCACCGTCATTGGCGGCTTGTTGTCCTCGACCTTGCTGACACTTATTGTTGTGCCGGTCGTCTATGAAGTATTGCGCAAATTCCAGAAAAATAAATCACTCGTCGATCGCGAAGATTGA
- a CDS encoding TetR/AcrR family transcriptional regulator produces MSKKQQILESALQLFAENGIEATSVQHITQEAGISKGAFYLSFPSKESLIKEIIDSFMKGFVADIDRVVNTSKKPDEKLRLYFLAHLALLEKHADFAKIYAQEPMHALNEEILEKLIHYDTWIDRSLLSLLDELYGEQLQGRRYDLLISIKGFVRIYSQLVLFHPYPHDIEKIAELLVEKTNVLAAYSTTAYLTEEMVELPMPGPEEVTTAEKLLSVITELLEDEQHPPLIAESFSLLAEELRLETPRRAILLGLQANIYDYAPAKWLSYLLKKYEQKKSPDN; encoded by the coding sequence ATGTCAAAAAAGCAACAGATTCTGGAATCAGCGCTTCAACTCTTTGCTGAAAATGGCATTGAAGCTACGTCTGTCCAACACATCACTCAAGAGGCAGGCATTTCTAAAGGTGCGTTCTACTTGTCTTTCCCTTCAAAAGAGTCATTGATCAAAGAAATCATTGATTCATTCATGAAAGGCTTCGTCGCTGATATTGACCGAGTAGTCAACACCTCGAAAAAACCTGACGAGAAATTGCGCCTCTATTTTCTCGCCCATCTGGCATTGCTCGAAAAGCATGCAGATTTTGCCAAGATCTATGCACAGGAGCCGATGCACGCCCTGAACGAGGAAATTTTGGAGAAACTCATCCATTACGATACGTGGATCGACCGTTCGCTGCTGTCGTTATTGGATGAGTTGTATGGCGAACAGCTTCAAGGCCGCCGCTACGACTTGCTCATTTCCATTAAAGGCTTCGTGCGCATCTACTCGCAGCTGGTGCTGTTCCATCCGTACCCGCACGATATCGAAAAAATTGCAGAGCTACTCGTCGAAAAGACCAATGTGCTGGCCGCCTACTCCACTACGGCTTACCTGACAGAAGAAATGGTCGAATTGCCGATGCCCGGCCCCGAAGAAGTGACCACCGCCGAAAAGTTGCTGTCGGTGATCACTGAATTACTGGAAGATGAACAGCACCCGCCGCTCATTGCCGAATCGTTCTCGCTGCTTGCCGAGGAGCTCCGGTTGGAAACGCCAAGACGCGCCATCCTCCTCGGCTTACAAGCCAATATCTACGACTACGCCCCCGCCAAATGGCTGTCGTACCTACTGAAGAAATACGAACAGAAAAAAAGCCCAGACAATTGA
- a CDS encoding branched-chain amino acid aminotransferase: MTTYQLEVIENTEKKDKPSQDQIPFGQTFTDHMYIMEYQTDKGWHDPKIVPYGPISLDPAAMIFHYGQTVFEGMKAYRTEDGRVLLFRPEKNFERLNLSSERLSIPPVDEDLALEHLKQLIKLEKDWVPKTPGTSLYIRPYIISTDANLAVGPSSTYKYMVILSPVGSYFPGGLQPVVIHVEDKFTRAVKGGTGMAKTAGNYSSGYQAQANAKKEGNADVLWLDGVEKRYIEEVGSMNIFFKIDGEVFTPELNGSILKGITRMSIIELLNSWGIAVTEKRMAIDELYEAYQAGKVEEVFGTGTAAVISPVGELNWQGQKMIINNHEIGELSQKLYDTITGIQTGKVEDTLDWTVEIN, encoded by the coding sequence ATGACGACTTATCAATTGGAAGTAATCGAAAATACTGAGAAGAAAGACAAGCCGTCACAAGACCAGATTCCATTCGGCCAAACTTTCACTGATCATATGTACATCATGGAATACCAAACGGATAAAGGTTGGCATGATCCGAAAATCGTGCCATATGGTCCGATCTCCTTGGATCCGGCAGCTATGATTTTCCATTACGGGCAGACAGTATTTGAAGGCATGAAAGCCTACCGCACAGAAGACGGGCGCGTATTGCTGTTCCGTCCAGAGAAGAACTTTGAGCGCCTCAACCTATCGAGTGAGCGCCTTAGCATCCCTCCGGTCGACGAAGACTTGGCGCTTGAGCACTTGAAGCAATTGATCAAGCTCGAAAAAGACTGGGTGCCGAAAACGCCGGGCACGTCGCTTTATATCCGCCCGTACATCATCTCAACGGATGCCAACTTGGCAGTAGGGCCATCATCTACATATAAATACATGGTCATCCTGTCGCCTGTCGGCTCTTATTTCCCAGGGGGCCTGCAGCCGGTTGTCATCCATGTCGAAGACAAGTTCACGCGCGCAGTCAAAGGCGGCACGGGAATGGCAAAAACGGCGGGTAACTATTCTTCCGGCTACCAGGCACAAGCGAATGCCAAGAAAGAAGGCAACGCGGACGTGCTGTGGCTGGATGGTGTCGAGAAGCGCTATATCGAAGAAGTCGGCAGCATGAACATTTTCTTTAAAATCGACGGGGAAGTGTTCACTCCTGAGCTCAACGGCAGCATCCTGAAAGGCATCACGCGCATGTCGATCATCGAATTGTTGAACTCCTGGGGCATTGCGGTGACGGAAAAACGCATGGCCATCGATGAACTTTACGAAGCGTACCAAGCCGGAAAAGTCGAAGAAGTCTTCGGGACTGGAACGGCTGCGGTCATTTCCCCGGTCGGCGAACTTAACTGGCAAGGACAGAAAATGATCATCAATAATCATGAGATCGGTGAGTTGTCGCAAAAGCTGTACGACACGATCACTGGCATCCAGACAGGCAAAGTCGAAGACACATTGGACTGGACTGTGGAAATCAATTAA
- a CDS encoding NUDIX hydrolase produces MEPEKILKKVKGRVPEVLGNRDFSKYAILLPLIEKEDGVHILFEVRSFEMRRQPGEICFPGGRIDRGDEDEEETALRETMEELGIQKEAISNVFPLDYIVSPFGMIVYSFAGFIDPETDFKPNPPEVDSVFTVPLKFFLENEPRVYRIDFDIQPEESFPYDLIAGGENYSWRARQVDEFFYLYEDRVIWGLTAKILMHFMELIR; encoded by the coding sequence ATGGAACCGGAAAAGATTTTGAAAAAAGTCAAAGGGCGGGTGCCTGAAGTACTCGGCAACCGGGATTTCTCGAAATATGCGATTCTTCTCCCATTGATTGAAAAAGAAGACGGCGTCCATATCCTGTTTGAAGTGCGTTCGTTTGAAATGAGGCGCCAGCCGGGAGAAATATGCTTCCCAGGCGGGCGCATCGACCGCGGGGATGAAGATGAAGAAGAGACGGCTTTGCGTGAGACGATGGAAGAGCTCGGCATCCAAAAAGAGGCGATCAGCAATGTGTTTCCGCTCGATTACATCGTCTCGCCATTTGGCATGATCGTCTATTCGTTTGCGGGCTTTATCGACCCTGAAACGGATTTTAAGCCGAATCCACCGGAAGTCGATAGTGTCTTCACGGTGCCGCTGAAATTTTTCCTTGAAAACGAGCCGCGTGTATACCGCATCGATTTCGATATTCAGCCAGAGGAAAGTTTTCCGTATGACTTGATTGCCGGTGGCGAAAACTACAGCTGGCGTGCACGCCAAGTGGATGAATTTTTCTATTTATACGAAGACCGCGTCATTTGGGGACTAACAGCGAAAATTCTTATGCATTTCATGGAATTAATCCGCTGA